In Kitasatospora gansuensis, a genomic segment contains:
- a CDS encoding nucleotidyltransferase family protein, with protein sequence MTADSTASHPHSPAVTQAVILAGGQGSRLRPYTDDRPKPLVEIPGTGMPILGHQLGWLAAEGVTDVVISCGHLAEVLQEWLDQADLPLAVSTVVETVPLGRGGGLKHAAKALPRPAEPWYATNGDIWTRFSLRDMAAFHHERDAVATLALARPRIPWGAVETDQFGNVLDFIEAPPSPFLINAGLYVFAPGFQELLPDVGDHERTTFPQLARSKRLAGYQLPQGCYWRAIDTAKDLTEAAKELAATAS encoded by the coding sequence ATGACCGCTGACTCGACCGCATCGCACCCGCACTCCCCCGCCGTGACCCAGGCCGTCATCCTGGCGGGCGGGCAGGGTTCGCGGCTGCGCCCGTACACCGACGACCGGCCCAAGCCGCTGGTCGAGATCCCGGGTACCGGGATGCCCATCCTCGGCCACCAGCTCGGCTGGCTCGCCGCCGAGGGGGTGACCGATGTGGTGATCTCCTGCGGGCACCTCGCCGAGGTGCTCCAGGAGTGGCTCGACCAGGCCGACCTGCCGCTCGCCGTCAGCACCGTGGTGGAGACCGTCCCGCTCGGCCGCGGCGGCGGCCTGAAGCACGCGGCCAAGGCGCTCCCCCGGCCCGCCGAACCCTGGTACGCCACCAACGGCGACATCTGGACCAGGTTCAGCCTGCGCGACATGGCCGCCTTCCACCACGAGCGGGACGCCGTCGCGACGCTCGCGCTGGCCCGGCCGCGGATCCCGTGGGGCGCGGTGGAGACCGACCAGTTCGGCAACGTGCTGGACTTCATCGAGGCGCCGCCCTCGCCCTTCCTGATCAACGCCGGGCTGTACGTCTTCGCGCCGGGCTTCCAGGAGCTGCTGCCGGACGTCGGCGACCACGAGCGCACCACTTTCCCCCAACTCGCCCGCAGCAAGCGGCTGGCGGGCTACCAGCTGCCGCAGGGGTGCTACTGGCGGGCGATCGACACCGCGAAGGACCTCACCGAGGCGGCCAAGGAGCTGGCGGCGACGGCATCCTGA